The Rhodothermus profundi genome segment CTACAAAGCGGCCGCTACTGTAGCAGGAATTCGCGTGAATGGTACGGGCCACCAGGTTTTTGCCTGTACCCGTCTCACCACGGATCAACACAATGGTGCCGGGCACATCTCGAAGCATTTCGATCGTCTGGCGAACCTTACGGATGGCCTCGCTCTCACCGAGGATGCCTGAGATCGGGTAGTCTGTCGTTTCTTCCTGAGAGGTAGCAACCGAGGAGCGTTCGTGTCGCTTGAGAGCTTTTTTGAGAAGCATGCGCATTTCTTCCAGATTGATAGGCTTTTGCAGGTAATGAAAAGCTCCGCGACGCATGGCCTCAACGGCCGTCTGCACCGAAGAATGGGCCGTCATGATAATAACCGGCACGTGCAGCCGACGCTTGCGCAAACGCTCCAGCAGTTCGATGCCATTAATCTCTGGCATCATCAGATCGGCCAGCACCACATCAGGCTGCTGCCCTTCTTCAATGGCTTTCAGCATCGCCTGCGGATGCACGAAAGCCTGCACCTCGTAGCCGTCCCGCCGGAGCACGTTGGCAAATAGCTCGCCCAACTTGGGCTCGTCATCCACCACAAACACACAAGCCTTCGACATAGCGGGGGGGCAGATTGGTAAATGATCGCCTCGTATCCATTGGTCTTCTACTTCCTCTATAGTATCGGCTAAGTAATTCTGAACTCAAGTGATTTCATTTCAGAAAGTGGCAGATCATCCCTCTGGACAGGTACAGCGCGTTTTCTCAGGAAGTGCTTCATTTTGTAACACGTTGCAGCTTCCGGTTGCAAGGCATATAGCCATCGGTAAAAACGAAACTCTCAGGGAATTCGGGCTGTTTTCACAAGCCGTTTCTATCTTAAGAACCTTCACGTGAACCAGAACGCAACATGTTGTTTTTGCGGATACGGCTGTTTCTACTGGGGCTGCTGGCTGGACTCGGAGCCTGCCAGCCTGCTTCCGAACCGGCTGTCGGTGCGCTCCAGTTCACCGATGACCTGGGGCGTACGGTTACGTTGCCTCAGGTACCGCAACGCGTGGTGACTCTGGCCCCCAGCCTGACCGAGGTGGTTTTCGCAGCGGGTGCTGGTCATAAGCTGGTGGGCGTTACCACCGCCGACGATTATCCTCCGGCAGTTGATACGCTACCCCGCTTCAGCGCGCTGCCCGTTAATTTTGAAGCCATTGTTGCCCTTGAGCCTGATCTGGTACTGGCTACCGATCAGGTAAATAATCCACGCGACGCTGCTACCTTCGAGGCACTTGGTTTGCCTGTATATTTTTTCTCTTATGCTACGCTCGACGACGTCCTGGAAGCTATCCTGACCACGGGAAACCTGCTGGGAACTGAGCCGATCGCCCGCCGGACGGTCGATTCACTACACACGCGGCTTGCGAAGCTGGCCCAAGTCACAGATACCCTGTCCTACCGTCCCACGGTACTGGTGCTCATCAGCGACGAAACGCTCTATGCCTTTGGCCAGGGCAGCTACGTGCATGACCTGGTGGCCCGGGCCGGAGGACAGAGCCTGACGGCCTCGCTGTCCAATCCTGCGCCAGTGCTAAGCGACGAACTGGTGCTCCAGCTCAAGCCTGAGGTGATCGTTATAACCGCTGGTGTCGACTATAACCCTGCCTCCTTGCTGCGAAAGCATCCGGCCTGGGATCTGTTGCCGGCCGTTCGCAACCGGCGCATCTGTGGCGTCGAACCTGCTCTCATCCTGCGGCCCGGACCGCGTTTGATAGCCGGCCTGGAGTCGTTGCTTCAATGCCTCCACCCTGACCTGGCTCGCAAGCTGGCGCCATGAGACCGCGACCGATCCTGCTGAGCTTCTGGTTGCTCGGTCTGCTGACGGCCTCTATGGTGGCCGGCGTTGCTCTGGGAAGCGTCTCGCTAACACCGGACGTCGTGCTCCACGCGTTGCTTGGCCAGTTGACCGGGGAAGTGGTCGATCCAGTGGCCGAGCGCATTGTCTGGTAGCTCCGTTTGCCGCGCGTGCTCATGGCCCTGTTGACCGGTGGAGGCCTGGCTATTGTGGGCGTCGCGATGCAGGCCCTGGTACGGAATCCGCTGGCAGAACCTTACATCCTGGGGCTTTCAAGTGGCGCCAGCGCAGGCGCTTCCCTCTTCTACCTGGGCTTTCTACCTCCCCTGCTTTCCCGCACGCTGTCCATGCCGCTGGCGGCTTTTCTGGGCGCACTGCTGGCGCTCACGTTGGTTTATCTGATCGCCCGCCAGAACGGCGCCCTGTCGATTACGCGTCTGCTGCTGGGTGGCGTTGCTATTTCAGCGCTGATGGCATCTATCACGTCGTTCATCACCTTTGCCTCCCCCAGCCCGGACAAACTTCGGGCTGTGCTCTTCTGGCTACTGGGGTCCTTCAGCGGAGCCCGCTGGTCGTTGCTGCCACTGCCTGCGCTGGCTGCACTGCTGGGGTTGCTGGGTATGCTGGCACTCACGCGCCCCATGGACCTCCTGCTACTGGGGGAGGAGCCGGCTGCGCAGCTCGGCATTCCTGTCGAGCAGGCTAAACGCCTGCTGATTCTAATAGCCGCCCTGGTAACAGGAACACTTGTCGCCTTTTCGGGGACCATCGGTTTTGTCGGGCTGATCATTCCCCATGCCACACGTGCTCTGACCGGCGTTCCGCATCGACGCGTGATTCCGCTGAGCTTTCTGCTGGGTGCTACCTTTCTGATCTGGGCCGACCTGATTGCCCGCTTACTGCTGCCGGGCGTTGAGCTACCGGTAGGGGTGGTAACGGCGCTCTGTGGCGTCCCCTTCTTTTTGATGCTACTGCGCCGCAGCCATTACCGTTTTGGCTGACGGCTCATCCAGCCCAGTACTAACGCGGCCAATACTTGCAGTCCTACTGCTACGCTCACGAGTACCGAAATCGACGTGTCGTAGAGCACGCCCAGCAGCGCGCTTCCTCCAAACCAGCACACGCCAAAGATCGCGTGAAACAGCCCAAAAGCGGTGCCGCGTCGCTCTGCAGGAATCATCTGGGCTAGCGCTGCCCGCAGAATGGATTCCTGGGCGCCCATTCCCACCCCCCATATCGCCATACCCACCCAGGCTGCCAGCGCTCCGCCCCAGAACACCAGGGGGGCAAACGCAGCGGTCAGCGCCACGGCCAGCGCCAGGATTACCGGCCCCCGGCGGTCAAACAGCCGGCCGAGCAGGAGCGCCGCCACCGCGTCAACGCCCATAGCCAGCGCATAGCTCAAGGGAATCCAGGCTTCTGGAAGTACACGAGCTTCCCGAAAATGAAAGGCGATCAGCGGAAAGTCGGCATATCCTGCCGCCAGTAAACCCGTCCCGAGCAGATAGATCCAGAACGTGCGCGGCAGTGCGCGATGGGTCGGGCGGGCTGCCTCTGTGCGTTCCAGCGTTTGCGGACGGGGGTAGCGCAACCGGGCCACTCCGAGCAACAGCAATGCCAGCAGGGCAGGCACCAGCAGCAGCGCAAAGGCGGTCTGATAGCTTCTTCCCTGCCATAGAACTCCTGCCATCAAAAGCGGTCCGGCTACCGCTCCGATCTGGTCCAGCGCCTCGTGCAGTCCGAACCCACGGCCGTGGCCCACCTGTGCGGTTGCGTGGGAGAGGAGCACGTCGCGTGCAGGGGCCCGCAGGGCTTTTCCGGCGCGTTCGGCAATGATCAGAGCGGCAGCAATTTCCCAGCGTCCGGCCAGCGCCAACGCCGGGACGGCCAGCAGGTTTACGGCATAGCCAAGCAGCGTGAGGGTCCAGTAGCGTCGCGTTCGATCACTCAGGTAGCCACTGATCAGCCGCAGGCCATAGCCTACCAGCTCACCGGCGCCCGCGACCACGCCTACCGCCGTGGCCGAAGCTCCCAGCCAGCCCAGATAAGGACCGATCAGGCTGCGCGCACTTTCATAGGTGAGATCAGCCAACAGGCTAACCAGCCCGAACAGCACGATAAGCCAAAGGGCCTGTCGCGTCGTCGGTGAAGCAGCGCGTCCCATGACGGGTTAATCGCTCAACGCATGGCGGCCGTGGGTTCGGACATGTCTTGCCGCTGCTGTTGCGCCAGCCATTGCTGAAAAGCCCGGCGTCCCTCTTCCAGAAAGGCGATAAATTCCTCCACCGAAGCCAGTCCAGTATGCCGCGCCAGCAACGGCTGGCCGGCCGGGGCCACAATGGCGTAGGTCGGAAGGGCTACCGTGCCGGTAAGCTGCAACTGATAGCGCTGCCACTCAGGTCCTACTGAGGCATCGTCGGTATACAGTCGGAGCCGCACAAAGTCGTTTTGTAGCCGACGGGCTACTTCAGGATGTGGGAAAACAGTGGCTTCCATTTGCCGGCAGTTGGTACAGGTGTAGCCGGTAAAGTCAATAAACACGGGGCGGCCGATCGCCTGCGCTTCGGCAAAAGCGGTCTCTACCTCCTCATGCCAGCTAAGCTCTGTCCTGTTTTCAGACGCGCTACTTGCCTGCAAGAGGGTTACCAGCCCCACGTCTGTGGCCCGGCGCGGCGGCAGGTAGGCATCCAGATTACCCAGCGGTGCTCCCAGCAGTCCGGGCAGCATGTAGAGCGACATGCCAAAAAAGAGGACCGCGACCAGGAGTCGTCCGACCCCTACCGTCTCTACCAGGGGTTCGTGCGGCAAGCGAAGCTTGCCGATCAGATACAATCCCGTCAGGAAAAAGAGCACCGACACGAGCGCAATGACCAGCGGACGGGAGAGGACCCCCCAGCCCCAGACGAGATCGGCGTTCGACAAAAACTTCAACGCAGCAGCCAGCTCCACAAACCCCAGCACCACTTTGATCGTGTGCATCCAGGAGCCTGAGCGAGGCAGCGCTTCCAGCGCCCGCGGAAAAAGCGCAAACAGGACGAAGGGCAACGCAAACGTCAGGCTGAAAGTTACCATCCCCAGCACGGGATAGCCCCATTCGCCCAGAGCTGTGGCCGCCAGCAATCCTCCGACAAAAGGTGCCGTGCAGGAAAACGACACCAGCGTGAGCGTCAACCCCATGAAAAGTGCGCCCAGGTATCCCCCATGGGTCTGGCTCTGACGGTTGAAATAGTTGACCAGTCCCGAGGGTAGGCGGAGCTCGTAGAGTCCGAGCAACGACAGAGCAAACAATACGAAGACCAGTCCAATGAACAGATTGATCCATGGATTAGCCGCGATGGTCTGGGCGCCGGAAGCGCCCACCAGCAGGGCTGTCAGCACGCCCAGTCCAGTGAACGTTACCACGATGGCCATGCCATAAACGAGCGCCAGGCGAACGGCCTGAGCCCGACTTCCCCCCTGCCGCGTAAAGAACGAGACAGTCAGAGGGATCATGGGAAAGACGCAGGGCGTGAGCAACGCAGCCAGTCCGGCTCCGACGGCCAGGAGCAGGAAGCCCCAGAGCCCGCCCGATCGGGCTCGTGCCAGATCCTGCGCAGCGGCATCGGTCAGGAGCGGAGTTTCTGCAAGAGCGGGCGTGGACGGTTCCGGTTCAATGGGGGGCACGACCGGTTCAAAGCGAGGAGGCGTTGCCACAGTTGCTGCCTGCGGATCAATACGCACTGCTGCCTCGACCGGAACCTTTGTGGGCGGCAGACAAATGCGGTCATTGCAGATGGTAAACTCCACCTGCACCCTGATCCTGCGCGTGCCCGGGCGGGCGTCCGGTGCAGCCACTAAGGGCAGCGCCAGGGCGGCCTGGTCCATGAAATAACGCACTACCTTCTGGAAGAAGGGATCATAGCCTTCCAGAGGAGGCTGCTGGAGCGGATCCCCTGCCTGGCGAATCCCCTCCGGAAGTGCGTCAACAAGCAGGCGAACGCCTTTGGTGGGCGGGGGCGAGTCGAGCGCATACATCTTCCACCCCGCAGCAATCGTCGCCTCCAGTCGGAGCCAGAGCGAATCTCCTGGTGCTACTGCTTCGGGCTGAACGCGGGCGCGCCATTGTACCAGCTCAGTAGCTCGTTGCGCCTGCACGGGTTGGACCAGTACCCCGAGCAGTACCAGCCAGATATATTGTAAGGATTTATTACCGCGCATAGCCTGTTACCAGGTATGGGCAAACAAAAAAGGCGTTCGTCGGGAAAACGAACGCCTGAACCAATTGTTGCCGTTTAACCACACGCGTTAGCTTTCGGGCGTTTCAGGCTCCACGCGAATTTTGATCTGCGCTACCACTTCGGGATGCAGTTTAATCCGGGCGGTGTAGACGCCCAGCATGCGAATGTCCTCCGGCATCTCAATGCGACGCCGATCGATCTGAAAGCCTCGTTGCGCCAGATACTCAGCAATCTGGCTGGAAGTCACGGTACCAAAGATGCGGTTCTCTTCCCCTACCTTGGCCTGGATAACCACCTCCGTCTTCGCCAGCTCTTCTGCCATGCGTTCGGCTTCTTCCCGGATTCGGGCGAGCTTACGCGCCTGCTGCCGGCGTCGCTCCTCCAGGTCTTTGAGCACGCTGGGCGTTGCTTCGATAGCCAGGCCTTTCGGGATCAGGTAGTTTCGACCGTAGCCGTCCCGCACGGTTACTACCTCTCCTTCCAGGCCCAGCTTTTCTACATCCTGCAGCAGAAGTACTTTCATAGCAACATCACGGTTAGGGATAACGCATCACTTCTCGGCTGCACCGGCGACTTACTTAACCGCATCTGCCACAAATGGCAGCAGCGCCAGGTGGCGTGCCCGCTTGATGGCCCGCGCTATCTGCCGCTGCGTTTTCGCCGATACGCCGGTAATTCGCCGCGGCAAAATCTTGCCCTGTTCGTTGATAAACTGCTTCAAAAACTCTACGTCTTTGTAGTCCACGTATTCCAGATCGCGCTTCCGTGCCATGGCTCTGTCTTACTTCCGGTTAATGAAGATCGACGACTACTCTTCAGCTCCCTCTTCTTCCTCTTGCTCTACTTCTACCTCCACCTCTTCTTCCTCTTCCACTTCTACGGCTGCGGGACGCGCGCTCATCTCTTCAGCGGCTTGCTTTTTGCGGCGCTCGTAGTGGCGCAGCATCTTCGCATCCATGCGCAGCGTCAAATAGCGCAGCACTTGTTCGTCGATCTCCAGAAAGCGTTCCAGCGGGGCTATCAGCGAGCCGGGTGCTCGGAAGTACATGTTCACGTAGTAGCCGTTCCGGCGCTTCTGAATCGGATAAGCCAGGCGTCGCGTGCCCCACTCATCGACTTCAACGATCTCCCCGCCGTGCTCTTCAATGTACTGATTGACGCGGCGAACGACTTCTTTGATTTGTTCGTCGCTGAGCGCCGCGTTAATGATGTAGGTCAGCTCGTAGAAGTTCTTTTCCGCCGACATGACGCCTTCCCTGTGGAATGATTACCGGTTTGGTTCATGCCCCCATCCGCAGGTGGGAGCAGGGAGGTTGCAAGGTACGGCGCTTCAACGCTCCATACAAAGGGGTGGTTCTTCTTCGCCAAAAATTAGGCCTTGAGCTGGGCCAGCCGTTCTGCGTGTTCGGCTGTGCGCAGCGCGTTGATCAGTTCATCCAGTTCGCCTTCAATGATGCGATGCAGCGGCCAGTTTTTCAGCTCGCCTTCCAGCCGGTGGTCGGTCACCCGATCCTGCGGAAAGTTGTAGGTGCGAATTTTAGCGGATCGGTCGCCGGTTTTGATCGAAGCGCGTCGCACAGCATCCCGTTCGGCGCGCTGGCGTTCCTGCTCCAGCTCGTACAGACGCGCGCGCAGGATGCGCAGTGCTTTTTCCTTATTCTGGTGCTGGCTTTTCTCGTCCTGGCAGGAGACCACAATACCGGTGGGAATATGCGTGATGCGGACGGCCGATTCGGTGCGGTTGACGTGCTGGCCGCCTGGGCCACTGGCCCGAAAGACGTCGATGCGGAGATCCTCGGGTCGGATTTCTACATCGACCGCTTCGGCTTCAGGCAACACAACTACGCTGGCGGCCGACGTATGAATGCGCCCCTGCGATTCGGTAGCCGGCACGCGCTGCACGCGATGCACCCCGCTTTCATACTTCATGGTGCCGTAGACGTCCGGTCCCTTCAGGCTGAAGATGACTTCTTTAAAGCCACCGACCGTTCCCGGCGACGCGTCGAGCACTTCTACCTTCCATCCTTTTCGTTCAGCGTAGCGGTTGTACATCCGAAACAGATCGCCTGCAAACAGCGCAGCTTCGTCCCCTCCGGTGCCTGCTCGAATCTCCACAATGGCATTGCGCCGGTCCGTTTCATCCTGTGGGATCAGGCGCAACCGCAGATCTTCCTCAACGGTCGGCAGCCGTTTCTCCAGCTCCTCCAGCTCGTGCCGGGCCATCCGAACCAGCTCCGGATCGGATTCTGTGCGGATCAGCTCACGCAGGCTTTCTGCTTCGGCCAGCAGCCGCTCATAGGCTTCGATGGCTTCGACAATGGCACGGAGACTGGCGTGCTCACGCCCCAGTTCGGCCAGGCGTCT includes the following:
- a CDS encoding ABC transporter substrate-binding protein, producing the protein MLFLRIRLFLLGLLAGLGACQPASEPAVGALQFTDDLGRTVTLPQVPQRVVTLAPSLTEVVFAAGAGHKLVGVTTADDYPPAVDTLPRFSALPVNFEAIVALEPDLVLATDQVNNPRDAATFEALGLPVYFFSYATLDDVLEAILTTGNLLGTEPIARRTVDSLHTRLAKLAQVTDTLSYRPTVLVLISDETLYAFGQGSYVHDLVARAGGQSLTASLSNPAPVLSDELVLQLKPEVIVITAGVDYNPASLLRKHPAWDLLPAVRNRRICGVEPALILRPGPRLIAGLESLLQCLHPDLARKLAP
- the rpsR gene encoding 30S ribosomal protein S18, whose amino-acid sequence is MARKRDLEYVDYKDVEFLKQFINEQGKILPRRITGVSAKTQRQIARAIKRARHLALLPFVADAVK
- the prfA gene encoding peptide chain release factor 1: MIPKTPLEEIKRRYEEVTQALSDPAVAADPRRLAELGREHASLRAIVEAIEAYERLLAEAESLRELIRTESDPELVRMARHELEELEKRLPTVEEDLRLRLIPQDETDRRNAIVEIRAGTGGDEAALFAGDLFRMYNRYAERKGWKVEVLDASPGTVGGFKEVIFSLKGPDVYGTMKYESGVHRVQRVPATESQGRIHTSAASVVVLPEAEAVDVEIRPEDLRIDVFRASGPGGQHVNRTESAVRITHIPTGIVVSCQDEKSQHQNKEKALRILRARLYELEQERQRAERDAVRRASIKTGDRSAKIRTYNFPQDRVTDHRLEGELKNWPLHRIIEGELDELINALRTAEHAERLAQLKA
- a CDS encoding MFS transporter, with amino-acid sequence MGRAASPTTRQALWLIVLFGLVSLLADLTYESARSLIGPYLGWLGASATAVGVVAGAGELVGYGLRLISGYLSDRTRRYWTLTLLGYAVNLLAVPALALAGRWEIAAALIIAERAGKALRAPARDVLLSHATAQVGHGRGFGLHEALDQIGAVAGPLLMAGVLWQGRSYQTAFALLLVPALLALLLLGVARLRYPRPQTLERTEAARPTHRALPRTFWIYLLGTGLLAAGYADFPLIAFHFREARVLPEAWIPLSYALAMGVDAVAALLLGRLFDRRGPVILALAVALTAAFAPLVFWGGALAAWVGMAIWGVGMGAQESILRAALAQMIPAERRGTAFGLFHAIFGVCWFGGSALLGVLYDTSISVLVSVAVGLQVLAALVLGWMSRQPKR
- a CDS encoding protein-disulfide reductase DsbD family protein; amino-acid sequence: MRGNKSLQYIWLVLLGVLVQPVQAQRATELVQWRARVQPEAVAPGDSLWLRLEATIAAGWKMYALDSPPPTKGVRLLVDALPEGIRQAGDPLQQPPLEGYDPFFQKVVRYFMDQAALALPLVAAPDARPGTRRIRVQVEFTICNDRICLPPTKVPVEAAVRIDPQAATVATPPRFEPVVPPIEPEPSTPALAETPLLTDAAAQDLARARSGGLWGFLLLAVGAGLAALLTPCVFPMIPLTVSFFTRQGGSRAQAVRLALVYGMAIVVTFTGLGVLTALLVGASGAQTIAANPWINLFIGLVFVLFALSLLGLYELRLPSGLVNYFNRQSQTHGGYLGALFMGLTLTLVSFSCTAPFVGGLLAATALGEWGYPVLGMVTFSLTFALPFVLFALFPRALEALPRSGSWMHTIKVVLGFVELAAALKFLSNADLVWGWGVLSRPLVIALVSVLFFLTGLYLIGKLRLPHEPLVETVGVGRLLVAVLFFGMSLYMLPGLLGAPLGNLDAYLPPRRATDVGLVTLLQASSASENRTELSWHEEVETAFAEAQAIGRPVFIDFTGYTCTNCRQMEATVFPHPEVARRLQNDFVRLRLYTDDASVGPEWQRYQLQLTGTVALPTYAIVAPAGQPLLARHTGLASVEEFIAFLEEGRRAFQQWLAQQQRQDMSEPTAAMR
- a CDS encoding FecCD family ABC transporter permease, producing the protein MPRVLMALLTGGGLAIVGVAMQALVRNPLAEPYILGLSSGASAGASLFYLGFLPPLLSRTLSMPLAAFLGALLALTLVYLIARQNGALSITRLLLGGVAISALMASITSFITFASPSPDKLRAVLFWLLGSFSGARWSLLPLPALAALLGLLGMLALTRPMDLLLLGEEPAAQLGIPVEQAKRLLILIAALVTGTLVAFSGTIGFVGLIIPHATRALTGVPHRRVIPLSFLLGATFLIWADLIARLLLPGVELPVGVVTALCGVPFFLMLLRRSHYRFG
- the rpsF gene encoding 30S ribosomal protein S6; the encoded protein is MSAEKNFYELTYIINAALSDEQIKEVVRRVNQYIEEHGGEIVEVDEWGTRRLAYPIQKRRNGYYVNMYFRAPGSLIAPLERFLEIDEQVLRYLTLRMDAKMLRHYERRKKQAAEEMSARPAAVEVEEEEEVEVEVEQEEEEGAEE
- the rplI gene encoding 50S ribosomal protein L9; its protein translation is MKVLLLQDVEKLGLEGEVVTVRDGYGRNYLIPKGLAIEATPSVLKDLEERRRQQARKLARIREEAERMAEELAKTEVVIQAKVGEENRIFGTVTSSQIAEYLAQRGFQIDRRRIEMPEDIRMLGVYTARIKLHPEVVAQIKIRVEPETPES